The stretch of DNA CATCACTCGGGTGGCCGGGCCCGCGATCAGCGGCTCGGTCATGGGAAAGAAGCCATTTGCGTAACCCGCCGCGGCGATCTCCTCGGCGTAGTCATTGTTGAACTTCTGCGCGATATCGCGGGTAAGCTCCAGATGCTGCTTCTGGTCTTCGCCGACCGGCACGTGGGTGGCGCGATAGGCCAGGATATCGGCCGCCATCAGGTTGGGATAAGCATAGAGGCCAACCGAGGCATTCTCCCGGTCCTTTCCTGCCTTTTCCTTGAACTGGGTCATGCGGTTGAGCCAACCGAGCCGGGCGACGCAATTGAAAATCCAGGCCAGCTCCGCATGCGCCTGAACCTGGCTCTGGTTGAACACGATATGCCGCTTGGGATCGATTCCCGCCGCGATGAAGGCCGCCGCCACCTCGCGTGTGTTGTGGAACAGCTCCTTCGGCTCTTGCCAGACCGTGATTGCATGCATGTCGACCACGCAGAAGATGCACTCGAAGCTCTCCTGCAGCGGCACGAATCGCGACACGGCGCCGAGATAGTTCCCGAGATGAAGATTACCCGTGGGCTGAACGCCTGAGAACACGCGGGGGGCAAGGCTAGTGGTCATTCATGGGTCTCCTGGCAAGGCCGCCGCTATATCGCTCAAATAGCCGCCGAAGCCAACCCGCCAAAGGATGAGGATTGCGATAGATGATAAGTGATGCCCCGCTCTAGATCGTCTGATCCGAGGCTATCTCCGCGGCCGGCCTGGGGCTCCGCCTCAGCATGCCCTTGATCTCCGAAAGCCGGAATGCGCCGACCAGTTGCCCTGCGGCAAGGAACAGCAAGCCGCCTCCGATCACCAGCGCGATGAACGAGGCCAATCTGACGAGCAGCGGATTGCTCACCGTGAACATCCCCGGCAGCCCCCATTGCAGCGCGGCGAGAATGCCTGCCCCCATGATGAGGCTCGCGAGCACGATCCGCGGCAACCGTTCCCGCAGCCGGCCATCCGCCTCATATTGCCGCCGCTTGAGCAGGATCACCAGCAGCAGCACGGTATTGGTCCAGGCGGCAAGCGAGGTGGCGAGCGCAATGCCGAGATGGCCGATGAACGAGAATGTCGCAAGGCTCCCGACAATATTGACCGCCACCGACGCGCCCGCGCAGAGCATCGGCGTGCGCGTATCCTCATTCGCAAAGAAGGTGGGCGTGAAGATCTTGATCAGCACATAAGCCGGTAGGCCAAGCCCGAAGATCGCCAGCGCCTCGGACACCTCTATCGTGTCATGCGGTGTGAAATTGCCGTATTCGAACAGCATGTGCACGATCGGCTTGGGCATGGCGATGAGCGCTATGGTGGCCGGCAAGGTGAGCAGCATCGAGAGCTCGATCGCGCGATTTTGCGTATGGCGCATGCCCACATGGTCACCAGCCCTGAGCCTGCGCGACAGATCCGGCAGGAGCACGATGCCCATGGCCACCCCGATGAGCCCGAGCGGCAGCTGGTAGATGCGATCCGCATAATAGAGCCAGGCCGGCCCGTGCGGGATCAGCGAGGCGATCATCGTGCCGATCACCAGATTGATCTGCGTGATGCCCGCCGAAATCGTGCCCGGCACCCCGAGCCGCACCAGCCGCCGCACGCCGGGCGTGAGCTTGGGCCAGCGCGGTCTGAGCTTCATGCCGGCACGCTCGCACACCACGAGCAGCATCAGAAGCTGCAGAAGCCCCGAGATCATGATCGAGAACATCAGCAGCTCGGCCGTGCGCGCTTCCGCCCCCCAGCCAAGGAAGGCGGCACCGGCCAGCGTGATGATCTGCATCACATTCAGGATGATCGGTGCGGCGGCAGGGAAGGAAAACTTGCTGAGACTGTTCAGGACGCCGGAATAGAACGCCACCAGCGACATGAACATGAGATAGGGAAAGCCGATCCGCGACAAGGTCACGGCCAGGTCGAACTGCGCGTCATTTTCCGCAAAGCCGGGCG from Rhodoligotrophos sp. CJ14 encodes:
- the trpS gene encoding tryptophan--tRNA ligase produces the protein MTTSLAPRVFSGVQPTGNLHLGNYLGAVSRFVPLQESFECIFCVVDMHAITVWQEPKELFHNTREVAAAFIAAGIDPKRHIVFNQSQVQAHAELAWIFNCVARLGWLNRMTQFKEKAGKDRENASVGLYAYPNLMAADILAYRATHVPVGEDQKQHLELTRDIAQKFNNDYAEEIAAAGYANGFFPMTEPLIAGPATRVMSLRDGTKKMSKSDPSDLSRINLTDDADTIAKKIRKAKTDPEPLPTEAKGLEGRPEAANLAGIYAALSGTDVEAVLKEFGSAQFSGFKQALIDLAVEKLSPITGEMKRLMDDPTHIDAILSDGADRARALAEPIMRDVRKIVGFVGRAG
- the murJ gene encoding murein biosynthesis integral membrane protein MurJ, whose product is MSLLRSAMTVSGYTMASRILGYIRDALSAGMLGTGPVAGAFVVAVRLPNMFRSLFAEGAFNSAFVPLFAKRLEGEGEAGARQFGNEVMSVLATALTAFVIIAEIGMPLVMLVIAPGFAENDAQFDLAVTLSRIGFPYLMFMSLVAFYSGVLNSLSKFSFPAAAPIILNVMQIITLAGAAFLGWGAEARTAELLMFSIMISGLLQLLMLLVVCERAGMKLRPRWPKLTPGVRRLVRLGVPGTISAGITQINLVIGTMIASLIPHGPAWLYYADRIYQLPLGLIGVAMGIVLLPDLSRRLRAGDHVGMRHTQNRAIELSMLLTLPATIALIAMPKPIVHMLFEYGNFTPHDTIEVSEALAIFGLGLPAYVLIKIFTPTFFANEDTRTPMLCAGASVAVNIVGSLATFSFIGHLGIALATSLAAWTNTVLLLVILLKRRQYEADGRLRERLPRIVLASLIMGAGILAALQWGLPGMFTVSNPLLVRLASFIALVIGGGLLFLAAGQLVGAFRLSEIKGMLRRSPRPAAEIASDQTI